Proteins found in one Candidatus Hinthialibacter antarcticus genomic segment:
- a CDS encoding sodium:solute symporter family protein, with protein sequence MPSLGSELDLAIIAIYLFAILLFGSYFGKYTKTTKDFFYAGQRFSWWLIAMSCIATLVGSYSFVKYSNRAFENGFAATHSYMNDWPWLFLWMFGWLPVIYYSRVASVPEYFDKRFGSGCRMAAIFIILVYMIGYIGYNFLTIGVALQPILQWDLMTIVVVVAVIAAIYVTAGGQTAVIMTDLAQGVLLLVAGFAILLIGIDMCGGFSAFWQAWPAEQRRAFMPLTEPAGFNTAGVFWQDGMANSAAFWFMNQGIILRFLSARSVKDGRKAMIVILLVMMPLAAVTVCSAGWIGRALYEQGSLPLLDDPANQENVFVIVSDAVSRFAQIPGMFGLIIAALTAALMSTADTLINGVAVVFTNDIAKPYLWKNRDDRFYLSCARYVSVAAAIVGICLVPLFNSFNSLYDAHAAFTAAVTPPMVMAILMGFTWKRYNALGAMATLVGGIILIALSMKFPALITPFSHGMEPGGEGFKAYKYIRACYGMVASGALGVIFTYLGSAPNLQKITPYLWGDEKQKQLEFESE encoded by the coding sequence ATGCCTTCATTGGGGTCAGAATTAGATTTAGCCATTATCGCCATCTACTTGTTTGCGATTCTCCTTTTTGGAAGTTACTTCGGCAAATATACAAAAACCACAAAAGACTTTTTTTATGCCGGGCAGCGGTTTTCGTGGTGGCTGATTGCCATGAGTTGCATCGCAACCCTGGTGGGGTCTTACAGTTTTGTGAAATATTCCAACCGGGCGTTTGAGAACGGATTTGCGGCAACCCATAGTTACATGAATGATTGGCCGTGGCTCTTTTTATGGATGTTCGGCTGGCTGCCTGTTATTTATTATTCCCGCGTTGCTTCCGTCCCCGAATATTTTGATAAGCGCTTCGGCAGCGGATGCCGGATGGCGGCGATATTCATTATTCTGGTCTATATGATTGGTTATATCGGCTACAACTTCTTGACCATCGGCGTCGCGCTGCAACCCATTCTGCAATGGGACTTGATGACAATTGTTGTCGTGGTCGCCGTGATTGCGGCGATTTATGTAACCGCTGGCGGACAAACCGCCGTCATCATGACCGACCTGGCGCAGGGCGTTCTGTTGTTGGTCGCCGGGTTCGCGATTCTGTTAATCGGCATCGATATGTGTGGAGGCTTCAGCGCATTTTGGCAAGCATGGCCCGCCGAGCAACGCCGCGCGTTTATGCCATTGACCGAGCCTGCCGGGTTCAACACCGCAGGCGTGTTCTGGCAGGACGGCATGGCCAATTCCGCCGCGTTTTGGTTTATGAACCAAGGAATCATTCTTCGGTTTCTTTCGGCAAGAAGCGTGAAAGATGGACGCAAAGCCATGATTGTAATTTTGTTGGTTATGATGCCGCTTGCCGCCGTAACCGTTTGCAGCGCTGGTTGGATAGGCCGCGCACTGTATGAACAAGGCTCCCTTCCATTATTAGACGATCCCGCGAACCAGGAAAACGTTTTCGTTATCGTGTCAGACGCGGTCAGCCGATTTGCACAAATTCCAGGAATGTTCGGTCTCATCATTGCGGCGTTGACGGCGGCATTAATGTCGACGGCGGATACCTTAATCAACGGCGTCGCGGTGGTGTTCACCAATGACATCGCCAAACCCTATCTTTGGAAAAACCGGGATGACCGCTTCTATTTATCGTGCGCTCGATATGTTTCGGTCGCGGCGGCCATCGTCGGAATATGTCTGGTTCCATTGTTTAATTCGTTTAATAGTCTTTATGACGCTCACGCGGCGTTTACCGCTGCGGTAACGCCGCCGATGGTGATGGCGATTTTGATGGGCTTCACCTGGAAACGCTACAACGCGCTCGGCGCTATGGCGACCTTAGTCGGCGGGATCATTCTGATTGCGCTTTCGATGAAGTTCCCTGCGTTGATTACGCCGTTCAGCCACGGCATGGAGCCGGGCGGCGAGGGATTCAAAGCGTATAAATACATACGCGCCTGTTACGGGATGGTCGCATCAGGCGCGCTGGGCGTCATCTTCACTTATCTTGGCTCTGCTCCCAATCTGCAAAAAATCACGCCTTACCTCTGGGGCGACGAGAAACAAAAACAGTTGGAATTCGAGAGCGAATAA
- a CDS encoding putative quinol monooxygenase gives MSKLTIVANITANSDKIDGVKAELEKLIPTTRAEEGCIQYDLHQDNENPAHFLFFENWESRELWQVHMNTPHLAAFLKATEGAIADLTINEMTQIG, from the coding sequence ATGTCAAAACTCACCATCGTTGCGAACATCACAGCCAACTCCGACAAAATCGACGGGGTCAAAGCCGAGTTAGAAAAACTGATCCCGACCACACGGGCCGAAGAAGGCTGCATTCAGTATGATCTTCATCAGGACAATGAAAACCCGGCCCACTTTCTGTTCTTTGAAAACTGGGAATCCCGCGAACTCTGGCAGGTCCACATGAATACCCCTCATCTGGCGGCGTTTTTGAAAGCAACTGAAGGCGCCATCGCTGATCTCACAATCAACGAAATGACTCAAATTGGCTGA
- a CDS encoding DegT/DnrJ/EryC1/StrS family aminotransferase, translating into MKVPLLDLNAQLKTIEQDVKDAVLEVVDSTRYIMGPKIEELEQEVAAYVGAKHGIGVSSGTDALLVALMALDVGPGCRVITTPYSFFATAGVVTRLGATPVFIDIDPDTYNICPQALKAWFASASQEEIGSVKAIIPVHLYGQCADMGPIIEIANHYGLAIVEDAAQAIGARYPSQTGVTKAGAMGTVGCFSFFPSKNLGGIGDGGMVVTSDAALAEKIAKLRNHGASPKYYHSMVGGNFRLDPIQAAVLLVKLPHLDSWHAMRQKNAEYYDVNLAVDTVKKPQIAYQREYHIYNQYVLRLPGRRDELRAFLSENDIGNEVYYPAAFHQQECFKYLGYQAGAFPNSEHAAAYTIALPIYPELTDEMKDYVITKIQEFYA; encoded by the coding sequence ATGAAAGTGCCCCTACTAGATTTGAACGCGCAACTTAAAACCATTGAGCAAGACGTCAAGGACGCTGTATTGGAAGTGGTTGACTCAACGCGCTACATCATGGGGCCTAAGATAGAAGAACTCGAGCAAGAAGTTGCCGCCTATGTGGGGGCCAAGCACGGTATCGGCGTCTCATCGGGGACCGATGCGCTGTTGGTCGCGCTGATGGCGTTAGATGTTGGCCCGGGCTGCCGCGTTATCACCACGCCGTACTCATTTTTTGCGACCGCTGGAGTGGTTACGCGACTGGGCGCGACCCCGGTTTTTATTGACATTGACCCGGATACCTACAACATTTGCCCGCAAGCATTGAAGGCGTGGTTCGCTTCGGCTTCACAAGAAGAAATTGGTTCCGTCAAGGCGATCATTCCCGTTCATCTTTATGGACAATGCGCGGACATGGGCCCCATCATCGAAATCGCGAACCACTATGGGCTTGCTATTGTTGAAGACGCGGCGCAGGCGATTGGGGCGCGCTATCCTTCCCAAACTGGCGTGACGAAAGCCGGGGCCATGGGAACGGTCGGGTGCTTCTCGTTCTTCCCCAGTAAAAATTTGGGCGGGATCGGCGACGGCGGCATGGTGGTGACCAGCGACGCCGCCTTGGCGGAAAAAATCGCGAAGTTGCGCAATCACGGCGCAAGCCCGAAGTATTACCATTCAATGGTGGGCGGTAACTTCCGGTTAGACCCGATTCAGGCGGCGGTGTTGTTAGTCAAACTTCCACATCTGGACTCGTGGCACGCAATGCGCCAGAAGAACGCGGAATACTACGATGTGAATTTGGCTGTAGATACGGTCAAAAAACCTCAAATCGCATATCAGCGTGAATACCATATTTATAATCAATACGTTCTCCGCCTGCCTGGACGCAGAGATGAATTGAGGGCTTTCTTGTCTGAGAATGATATCGGCAACGAGGTCTATTATCCGGCGGCGTTTCATCAGCAGGAATGCTTCAAGTATCTGGGTTATCAAGCGGGCGCGTTTCCCAACAGTGAACACGCCGCAGCGTATACCATTGCGTTGCCCATATACCCCGAATTGACGGACGAGATGAAAGATTACGTCATCACGAAAATCCAAGAATTTTATGCGTGA
- a CDS encoding DUF4914 family protein: MAVKSLDALERIAVSDDLKAVLEKAPAVLLPSSRESLIELAMGGQKEIYDVVYDVAGKDRVLEAQVVRCKNGLAVNYTEAYMRRRDPDCMVVADDDPSDKTRYSERFDQPFPELKNEVLAWLGHQELMVLPFCAGGSELGYDALLIAPVNAAFFAAALADLQGMIPRDDIPDDFNPRAIIYLAPPFRHTHCDGKQVVVHNRSEGIHEIFALNLYPGPSAKKGVYGILLSIGESEGWLTAHGSSVQVITPYDNVVTIMHEGASGGGKSEMLEHVHREPDGRLLLGENVVHGERRHLAMGQTCELRPVTDDMALCHPTLQQDKRKLVVTDAEAAWFLRINHIEHYGTDPDYETLTIHPKEPIIFLNIQGVPGATCLIWEHTEDEPGKPCPNPRVILPRRLIPKVVDEPVEVDVRSFGIRTPPCTIDKPSYGIFGLLHYMPPSLAWLWRMVAPRGFSNPSITDSEGMTSEGVGSYWPFATGRRVDQANLLLEQILNTPDTRYTISPNQHVGAWKVGFMAQWLAREYMARRGGAKFRPDQLIPARCPLLGYTLNSMQIEGTQISHWFLQVETQPEVKLEGYDGGAKILREFFKRELTPYLDEKDLHPMGRKVIECCLQDGTIEEYVNLIQFE; the protein is encoded by the coding sequence GTGGCAGTGAAATCATTGGATGCGCTGGAGCGCATTGCAGTTTCTGACGACTTAAAGGCCGTATTGGAAAAAGCGCCTGCGGTATTGTTGCCTTCGAGCCGGGAATCTCTAATTGAACTGGCGATGGGCGGCCAAAAAGAAATTTATGACGTCGTCTATGATGTCGCGGGCAAAGATCGCGTGCTCGAAGCCCAGGTGGTGCGATGCAAAAACGGGCTGGCCGTGAATTATACCGAAGCCTATATGCGGCGCCGCGACCCCGATTGCATGGTGGTCGCCGATGACGATCCTTCCGACAAAACGCGCTACTCCGAACGCTTTGACCAGCCGTTTCCTGAATTGAAAAACGAGGTCTTGGCTTGGTTGGGCCATCAAGAGTTGATGGTGTTGCCCTTCTGCGCGGGCGGCAGCGAACTTGGGTATGATGCGCTATTAATTGCGCCGGTGAATGCGGCGTTTTTTGCGGCGGCGCTGGCTGATTTGCAGGGCATGATTCCCCGCGACGACATCCCGGACGATTTTAATCCCCGCGCGATTATTTATTTGGCCCCGCCGTTTCGTCACACCCATTGCGACGGCAAGCAGGTGGTTGTACACAACCGCAGCGAAGGCATCCATGAGATATTTGCGTTAAACCTCTACCCCGGCCCCAGCGCGAAAAAAGGCGTGTATGGAATCCTGCTTTCGATCGGCGAATCCGAAGGCTGGTTGACCGCGCACGGTTCCAGCGTTCAGGTGATAACGCCCTACGACAATGTTGTCACCATCATGCACGAAGGCGCCAGCGGCGGCGGTAAGAGTGAGATGCTTGAGCACGTACACCGCGAGCCGGACGGGCGCTTGTTGCTCGGCGAGAATGTGGTGCATGGCGAACGCCGCCATCTGGCGATGGGGCAGACCTGCGAATTGCGCCCCGTCACTGACGACATGGCGCTCTGCCACCCGACCTTGCAACAAGACAAGCGCAAGTTGGTGGTCACCGACGCAGAAGCCGCCTGGTTTTTGCGCATCAACCACATCGAACATTACGGCACCGACCCCGACTATGAGACGCTGACCATTCACCCCAAAGAGCCGATCATCTTTTTGAATATCCAGGGCGTCCCCGGCGCCACATGCCTGATATGGGAACACACGGAAGACGAGCCGGGCAAGCCGTGTCCGAACCCGCGTGTGATTTTGCCGAGGCGGTTGATCCCCAAGGTTGTGGATGAACCAGTCGAGGTAGACGTGCGCAGTTTTGGAATCCGCACCCCGCCGTGCACGATTGATAAGCCATCGTACGGAATCTTTGGCTTGCTTCATTACATGCCGCCCTCGTTGGCGTGGTTGTGGCGCATGGTGGCGCCGCGCGGGTTCTCGAACCCCAGCATTACCGACAGCGAAGGCATGACCAGCGAGGGCGTTGGTTCCTATTGGCCGTTCGCCACCGGGCGCCGCGTCGATCAGGCCAATCTGTTACTCGAGCAGATTCTCAACACGCCCGATACGCGCTACACCATCTCGCCCAACCAACACGTCGGCGCCTGGAAAGTCGGCTTTATGGCGCAATGGCTGGCGCGTGAATACATGGCGCGTCGAGGCGGCGCCAAGTTCCGTCCTGACCAATTGATTCCGGCGCGATGCCCGTTGTTAGGCTACACGCTCAACTCGATGCAGATTGAAGGGACGCAGATTTCTCACTGGTTCCTTCAAGTTGAAACCCAGCCGGAAGTTAAACTCGAAGGCTATGACGGCGGCGCAAAAATTCTAAGAGAATTCTTTAAGCGTGAATTGACGCCGTATCTCGATGAGAAAGACTTGCACCCGATGGGCCGCAAGGTGATCGAATGTTGTTTGCAAGACGGAACCATCGAAGAATATGTGAATCTAATTCAGTTTGAATAA
- a CDS encoding DUF167 domain-containing protein, with translation MSPAYLHEQPDGVVLSVRVAPRSSQSKVQGVIGSEVKIALQAAPVDGQANQELIQLLAKTLKISKSNIEIVRGETARNKTVFLRGVTAAQCKAALKL, from the coding sequence ATGAGTCCAGCTTACTTACATGAACAGCCCGATGGAGTGGTTTTAAGTGTCCGGGTTGCGCCCCGGTCTTCTCAGTCGAAAGTGCAGGGCGTGATTGGAAGCGAAGTGAAAATCGCCCTGCAGGCGGCGCCCGTCGATGGACAGGCGAACCAGGAACTCATTCAACTGCTCGCAAAAACGCTTAAGATATCAAAAAGCAACATCGAGATTGTTCGCGGCGAAACCGCGCGCAATAAGACGGTGTTTCTGCGCGGCGTGACTGCGGCCCAATGCAAAGCGGCGCTCAAACTGTAA
- the ptsP gene encoding phosphoenolpyruvate--protein phosphotransferase, which yields MKNSFSKSSERTELTGLGVSSGVAIGHVRLFQVSSLDVGESVVHASNVENEVQRFEAALNKTRSQIEALGQRVQERGEDKSLIEVLSMHVMLLNDRMLVDRVKELIRENRYGAEYALSCVVRESELRYADLPDLFRERFKDVEDICRRVMNNLRGVTTQSLEDISEESVIVAKELAPSDTASMRSETVLGFVTEAGGKTSHTTILARALEIPAVVGVPDITRFVQENDLIIVDGGAGKIIISPNEDDLKAFHVRQDQFRVRQSSLLGIRNLPPVTLDGHVIDLAANIEFASEVETIDKYGAMGVGLFRTEYLFLNRVTIPTEEEQYENYLQVAETLAPHPVVIRTLDIGGDKFAHSLNTPNELNPYLGCRAIRFSLENRELFRTQLRAILRASVHKNLRVMYPLISGIGELTAANEVMDAVKDEMRAEGVPFDEDIPVGCMIEVPSAVMVSRELARILKFFSIGTNDLIQYTLAVDRGNEKISRLYEPLHPAVLRMIAMVAEAGDEEQIPVEVCGEMASDPICVLVLLALGIERFSMAPYAIPIVKEIVRSVKLVGLREFGRKVLAQNRGAHIKEMVIEALPILLPGRQDLVEQAYESSLLT from the coding sequence TTGAAAAACTCATTCTCGAAAAGTTCGGAGAGGACTGAACTCACTGGTCTCGGCGTCTCATCCGGCGTCGCGATTGGTCATGTTCGTCTCTTCCAGGTCTCTAGTTTAGACGTGGGCGAATCTGTCGTACATGCGTCTAACGTCGAGAACGAAGTGCAACGGTTCGAGGCCGCGCTCAACAAAACCCGCAGTCAGATCGAAGCGCTTGGGCAACGGGTGCAAGAGCGGGGAGAAGATAAATCTCTGATTGAAGTTCTGTCGATGCACGTCATGCTGCTCAATGACCGCATGTTGGTCGACCGCGTGAAAGAACTCATTCGTGAAAACCGTTATGGCGCCGAATATGCGTTGTCATGCGTCGTGAGAGAATCAGAACTGCGCTACGCTGATTTGCCCGATTTGTTTCGCGAGCGCTTCAAAGACGTCGAAGACATTTGCCGCCGGGTGATGAACAATCTGCGCGGCGTTACCACCCAGTCGCTCGAAGATATCAGCGAAGAATCCGTCATTGTCGCCAAAGAGCTGGCGCCGTCCGACACGGCGTCGATGCGCTCCGAGACAGTGCTGGGTTTTGTCACCGAAGCCGGCGGCAAGACCTCGCATACCACCATTCTTGCGCGGGCGCTTGAGATTCCCGCTGTGGTGGGCGTGCCCGACATCACCCGCTTTGTTCAAGAGAATGACTTGATTATTGTCGACGGCGGCGCCGGTAAAATTATCATCTCGCCCAACGAAGACGACCTGAAAGCCTTTCATGTTCGCCAAGACCAGTTCAGGGTGCGCCAGTCGAGTTTATTGGGCATCAGAAACTTGCCGCCGGTCACGCTGGACGGTCACGTGATTGATCTGGCCGCCAATATTGAATTCGCGTCTGAAGTTGAGACGATTGATAAATACGGCGCGATGGGCGTCGGCTTGTTCCGTACGGAATATCTCTTCCTGAACCGGGTCACCATCCCGACGGAAGAAGAGCAGTACGAAAATTATTTGCAGGTCGCCGAAACTCTGGCGCCGCATCCGGTGGTGATTCGTACGCTTGACATCGGCGGCGACAAATTCGCCCATTCGCTCAATACACCGAACGAGTTGAACCCGTATCTGGGGTGCCGCGCGATTCGTTTTTCATTGGAGAACCGCGAGCTGTTCCGTACGCAATTGCGCGCTATTTTGCGGGCCAGCGTCCACAAGAATTTGCGAGTGATGTATCCGCTTATTTCCGGCATCGGCGAACTGACGGCGGCCAATGAGGTGATGGACGCCGTCAAAGACGAGATGCGCGCCGAAGGGGTCCCCTTTGATGAAGACATCCCGGTCGGCTGCATGATCGAGGTGCCCTCGGCGGTGATGGTGTCGCGTGAACTAGCCAGGATTCTTAAATTTTTCAGCATCGGCACCAATGACTTGATACAATACACGCTGGCGGTTGACCGCGGCAACGAAAAAATTTCGCGTTTGTATGAGCCGTTGCATCCGGCGGTGTTGCGCATGATCGCCATGGTGGCCGAAGCGGGCGATGAGGAACAGATTCCGGTCGAAGTCTGCGGCGAGATGGCCAGCGACCCGATTTGCGTCTTAGTGTTGCTTGCGTTGGGCATTGAGCGTTTTTCGATGGCGCCCTACGCCATCCCCATTGTTAAAGAGATTGTCCGGTCGGTCAAATTGGTCGGTTTGCGTGAATTCGGGCGCAAGGTGCTCGCGCAAAATCGCGGGGCGCATATCAAAGAAATGGTCATCGAAGCCTTGCCAATCCTCTTGCCGGGACGGCAAGATTTAGTGGAGCAGGCTTATGAGTCCAGCTTACTTACATGA
- a CDS encoding HPr family phosphocarrier protein gives MNKPNYSEGSFTILNVLGLHARPAMLLVQSITRLDCEVTIEKDGIDADAKSIMGVLTLAAEQGSQIQVRAEGPDAEEAVQAIEKLILEKFGED, from the coding sequence ATGAATAAACCCAACTACAGCGAAGGCTCATTTACCATTTTGAACGTGTTGGGGCTGCACGCCCGTCCGGCCATGTTGCTGGTTCAATCCATTACGCGGTTAGACTGTGAAGTCACCATTGAAAAAGATGGAATCGACGCCGACGCAAAAAGCATCATGGGCGTGTTGACGCTCGCAGCGGAACAAGGCAGCCAAATCCAAGTTCGCGCCGAAGGGCCGGACGCAGAGGAAGCGGTTCAGGCGATTGAAAAACTCATTCTCGAAAAGTTCGGAGAGGACTGA
- the hprK gene encoding HPr(Ser) kinase/phosphatase translates to MTSERVMTPKPISVRRLLEFHDLDLKVAGGEEGLDRVIIRAELNRPALELSGFFDKWQPERVQILGSGEMTYIENSADKAKLSAHLERIFASHPPCVVVTNDVAATDEIVQLAARHKVTLLLSSHHSTSFIKRLWDHLNLELSPYVVKRGVMMDIFNLGVLIIGPSSIGKSECALELLSKGHTFVADDLVLIRTAHLSHLVGSGKAPVPFHMEIRGIGIIDVSRMYGPRAVRHQKQIDMVVNLEGWDAKKDYERLGIEDRATKILGIEIPIYHLPIKPGRNIGTIVEVAVLDMKLKQSGVHMAREFDERLIKIMSKVEGR, encoded by the coding sequence ATGACTTCAGAACGCGTAATGACGCCGAAACCGATTTCGGTGCGTCGCTTGTTAGAGTTTCACGACCTTGATCTCAAGGTGGCGGGAGGCGAAGAAGGCCTCGACCGGGTCATTATCCGGGCGGAACTCAATCGGCCTGCGTTGGAACTCTCTGGCTTTTTCGATAAATGGCAGCCGGAACGCGTGCAGATTCTCGGCTCGGGCGAAATGACCTACATCGAGAATAGCGCCGATAAAGCGAAATTGTCGGCCCATCTCGAGCGCATTTTCGCTTCGCATCCGCCCTGCGTGGTGGTCACCAATGATGTCGCCGCAACGGACGAAATTGTGCAACTCGCGGCGCGCCATAAAGTGACGCTGCTGCTTTCAAGTCATCATTCGACCAGCTTTATCAAACGCTTGTGGGACCACCTCAACCTGGAACTCAGCCCCTATGTGGTCAAACGCGGCGTGATGATGGATATATTCAACCTGGGCGTGTTGATTATCGGGCCGAGTTCGATTGGCAAAAGCGAGTGCGCCCTCGAGCTGCTGTCCAAGGGGCACACCTTCGTTGCTGATGATCTGGTGTTGATTCGTACCGCCCATTTGTCGCATCTGGTTGGCAGCGGCAAGGCGCCAGTGCCGTTTCACATGGAAATTCGCGGCATCGGCATCATCGACGTCAGCCGCATGTACGGCCCCCGCGCGGTCCGCCATCAAAAACAGATCGACATGGTGGTCAATTTAGAGGGATGGGACGCAAAAAAAGATTATGAGCGTCTTGGCATCGAAGACCGTGCCACCAAAATTCTCGGCATTGAGATTCCCATCTATCACTTGCCGATCAAGCCGGGGCGCAACATCGGCACCATCGTCGAAGTCGCCGTCTTGGACATGAAATTAAAACAATCCGGCGTGCACATGGCGCGTGAGTTTGACGAACGGCTCATCAAGATTATGAGCAAGGTGGAAGGGCGTTAA
- a CDS encoding PTS sugar transporter subunit IIA gives MNLMDLISPHCIKAPLQSKTKDEVLSELVELLVSVKRLSHRDAIYEALIEREEVGSTGIGHGVALPHAKCAEVKEIYIACGVSKEGIDFDALDREPVYVFFLILAPRTAPGQHLKVMSLLTRFLSKAAVREELMKSEDADGLYSVLFKVNENQS, from the coding sequence ATGAATTTGATGGACCTAATCTCGCCTCACTGCATCAAAGCGCCTTTGCAAAGTAAAACCAAAGACGAGGTGCTATCTGAACTGGTTGAACTACTCGTGTCGGTGAAGCGGCTTTCTCATCGCGACGCGATTTATGAAGCGCTGATCGAGCGCGAAGAAGTGGGCAGCACCGGCATCGGTCACGGCGTCGCGCTTCCACACGCCAAATGCGCCGAAGTCAAAGAGATCTATATCGCTTGCGGCGTCTCGAAAGAAGGCATCGACTTTGATGCGCTCGACCGCGAACCGGTTTATGTTTTCTTTTTGATCCTGGCGCCGCGCACCGCGCCCGGTCAACACTTGAAGGTGATGTCGCTATTGACGCGCTTTTTAAGCAAAGCCGCCGTGCGTGAAGAATTGATGAAATCTGAAGACGCAGACGGACTCTATAGCGTACTATTTAAAGTGAACGAAAACCAATCATAA
- a CDS encoding response regulator: MEPQQDVIPFPTSESELLSLIQKSVLEELTRKVGHEINNQLTGIFGYLSLAQVKSKTPAKVQDYIERIHQCCETSQILINNVFLFSDKIGQTKLTTLIEEANAVSQLLFKTDHAFEHEIELKSDDIIFPHAGFKVLLHFFLQLIRNATPEGGTVVTKVHEPDPQENGDDAHWVLIDIHGQTNPEPHPKMIDEKLAECCFCQAVSIKAAKLLVEIWGGKTVLHHDNPEMPIVRLTLPTSPLNSSPFAPAHTPREKRPLSGASPKILLLEDQDAICQFIHEMLQDEGFESVVFKSGHQLDSALPRLDLDSFQLFLLDIFVPGSSGLELAMRIRQRKPDAKLLFYSALTNLDTVEKLFPISSTTIFMPKPFKKEELISNIHEMLEVESV; this comes from the coding sequence ATGGAACCACAACAAGACGTTATTCCGTTTCCAACATCTGAATCAGAACTCTTGAGTTTGATTCAAAAGTCTGTTCTTGAAGAACTCACCCGAAAAGTGGGCCACGAAATCAATAACCAGTTGACGGGGATTTTTGGTTATCTTTCACTCGCGCAAGTAAAATCAAAAACGCCCGCGAAAGTACAAGATTATATTGAACGGATCCATCAATGTTGCGAAACCTCACAAATACTCATTAACAACGTCTTTCTTTTTAGCGATAAAATCGGTCAAACCAAACTGACCACTCTCATCGAAGAAGCCAATGCCGTCTCTCAACTCTTGTTTAAAACTGACCACGCATTCGAACATGAGATCGAGTTAAAGTCAGATGACATTATCTTTCCCCATGCGGGTTTTAAGGTATTGTTGCATTTCTTTTTACAATTAATTCGCAATGCGACCCCCGAAGGCGGAACCGTCGTAACCAAGGTGCACGAACCAGACCCGCAAGAAAACGGCGACGATGCGCATTGGGTTTTGATCGACATTCATGGTCAAACCAACCCGGAGCCTCACCCCAAAATGATTGACGAGAAATTGGCGGAATGTTGTTTTTGTCAAGCAGTCAGCATTAAAGCCGCAAAATTACTGGTCGAGATTTGGGGCGGCAAGACAGTCCTCCATCATGATAATCCTGAAATGCCGATCGTACGCTTGACACTGCCAACTTCGCCGTTGAATTCTTCGCCATTTGCGCCGGCCCATACACCCCGTGAAAAACGGCCGCTTTCCGGTGCGTCGCCAAAAATTCTACTTCTGGAAGATCAAGACGCCATCTGCCAATTCATCCATGAGATGTTGCAAGATGAAGGCTTTGAATCCGTCGTTTTTAAAAGCGGCCACCAATTAGACAGTGCGCTGCCCCGGCTTGATCTTGATTCGTTTCAATTATTTTTGCTCGACATTTTTGTTCCAGGCTCATCGGGGCTAGAATTAGCCATGAGAATTCGTCAACGCAAACCCGACGCGAAGTTATTGTTCTATAGCGCATTGACAAATCTGGATACGGTTGAAAAATTGTTCCCTATAAGCTCGACGACGATCTTTATGCCTAAGCCGTTCAAAAAAGAAGAATTAATATCCAACATCCATGAAATGTTGGAAGTGGAATCGGTGTAA
- a CDS encoding sulfurtransferase TusA family protein, giving the protein MSHSDAKRETLDFRGVQCPYNYVKTKLYMEDMEMNEVVEVIVDEGEPSRHVPKSLQEDGQTILESSTDADGRAHFVVQKTAEY; this is encoded by the coding sequence ATGTCTCATTCAGACGCAAAACGGGAAACGCTCGACTTTCGCGGCGTTCAATGCCCATACAACTACGTAAAAACCAAACTCTATATGGAAGATATGGAAATGAACGAAGTCGTCGAAGTCATTGTCGATGAAGGCGAGCCTTCGCGCCATGTCCCCAAGAGCCTCCAAGAAGATGGCCAGACCATCCTTGAGTCTTCCACCGACGCCGACGGGCGCGCCCATTTTGTCGTTCAAAAAACAGCGGAGTATTAA